In a genomic window of Candidatus Competibacteraceae bacterium:
- a CDS encoding F0F1 ATP synthase subunit epsilon, which yields MAMTLHVDIVSAEKELFSGAAEMVTAPGELGELGILPRHSQLLTRLKPGQVRVRLQGGEEQLFYVSGGLLEVQPSLVTILSDTAERARDLDEASAQAAKQRSEQVLAAHQGDFEYARAKAELAEAIAQLQAIEKLRKLRKAG from the coding sequence ATGGCCATGACATTGCACGTCGACATCGTCAGCGCGGAGAAGGAGCTATTCTCCGGCGCCGCCGAGATGGTGACCGCGCCGGGCGAATTGGGCGAGCTCGGTATTTTGCCCCGCCACAGCCAGCTGTTGACCCGGCTAAAACCCGGTCAGGTCCGCGTCCGGTTGCAAGGCGGCGAGGAGCAACTGTTCTACGTATCGGGCGGACTGCTGGAAGTGCAACCGAGTTTGGTGACGATACTGTCCGATACCGCCGAACGGGCCCGCGACCTGGACGAAGCGTCCGCGCAGGCCGCCAAACAGCGCTCCGAGCAAGTACTTGCCGCTCATCAGGGTGATTTTGAATACGCCAGAGCCAAGGCCGAACTGGCTGAGGCTATCGCGCAGTTGCAGGCTATCGAAAAGCTGCGCAAGCTGCGTAAAGCAGGATAA
- the atpD gene encoding F0F1 ATP synthase subunit beta: MSSGNIVQIIGAVVDVEFPRGAVPKIYDALRLDENGLTLEVQQQLGDGVVRTIAMGATEGLKRNMAVSNTGAPVTVPVGTGTLGRIMNVLGVPIDHKGPVETDIYRAIHQPAPSYEDQSGATELLETGIKVIDLLCPFAKGGKIGLFGGAGVGKTVNMMELIRNIAIEHSGYSVFAGVGERTREGNDFYHEMKESNVLDKVALVYGQMNEPPGNRLRVGLTGLSIAENFRDEGRDVLLFIDNIYRYTLAGTECSALLGRMPSAVGYQPTLAEEMGVLQERITSTKTGSITSIQAVYVPADDLTDPSPATTFAHLDATVVLSRQIAELGIYPAVDPLDSTSRQLDPLVVGQDHYDAARAVQSTLQRYKELKDIIAILGMDELSEEDKLVVARARKIQRFLSQPFFVAEVFTGSSGKYVALKDTIAAFKGIVAGEYDHLPEQAFYMVGGIDEAVEKATKL; encoded by the coding sequence ATGAGTTCTGGCAATATCGTGCAAATCATCGGCGCCGTGGTGGACGTCGAGTTCCCGCGCGGCGCGGTGCCCAAGATCTACGACGCGCTGCGTCTCGATGAAAACGGGCTGACCTTGGAAGTCCAACAGCAATTGGGCGACGGGGTGGTCCGCACCATCGCCATGGGCGCGACCGAAGGTCTCAAACGCAACATGGCGGTCTCCAACACCGGCGCGCCGGTGACCGTGCCGGTGGGTACCGGGACTTTGGGTCGGATCATGAACGTGTTGGGCGTACCCATCGACCACAAGGGGCCAGTGGAAACCGACATCTACCGCGCCATCCATCAACCGGCCCCCAGCTATGAAGATCAGTCGGGCGCGACCGAACTGCTGGAAACCGGCATCAAGGTCATCGACCTGCTCTGCCCGTTCGCCAAGGGCGGCAAGATCGGCTTGTTCGGTGGCGCGGGCGTGGGCAAGACCGTCAACATGATGGAATTGATCCGCAACATCGCCATCGAGCATTCCGGCTACTCAGTGTTCGCCGGCGTCGGCGAGCGCACCCGCGAGGGCAACGACTTCTATCATGAAATGAAGGAGTCGAACGTGCTGGACAAGGTGGCGCTGGTCTACGGCCAGATGAACGAGCCGCCCGGCAACCGGCTGCGGGTCGGCCTGACCGGCCTGAGCATCGCCGAGAATTTCCGCGACGAAGGCCGCGACGTGCTGCTGTTCATCGACAACATCTACCGCTATACCCTGGCCGGCACCGAGTGCTCGGCGCTGCTGGGCCGGATGCCGTCGGCGGTGGGTTATCAACCGACGCTGGCTGAGGAAATGGGCGTGTTACAAGAGCGCATCACCTCGACCAAGACCGGCTCCATCACCTCGATTCAAGCGGTGTACGTGCCCGCCGACGACCTGACCGACCCCTCACCGGCCACCACCTTCGCTCACTTGGACGCCACCGTGGTGCTGTCCCGCCAGATCGCCGAATTGGGGATCTATCCGGCGGTGGACCCGCTGGATTCCACGTCCCGGCAATTGGACCCGCTGGTGGTCGGCCAGGACCACTACGACGCCGCCCGCGCCGTGCAAAGCACGCTGCAACGCTACAAGGAATTGAAGGACATCATCGCCATTTTGGGCATGGACGAACTGTCCGAGGAAGACAAGCTGGTGGTGGCGCGCGCCCGCAAGATCCAGCGCTTCCTATCGCAGCCGTTCTTCGTGGCGGAAGTGTTCACGGGTTCGTCCGGCAAATACGTCGCGCTCAAGGACACCATCGCGGCCTTCAAGGGCATCGTCGCCGGCGAGTACGATCATCTGCCCGAGCAAGCCTTCTACATGGTCGGCGGCATTGATGAGGCCGTGGAAAAGGCCACCAAGCTGTAA
- the atpG gene encoding F0F1 ATP synthase subunit gamma yields MAGAKEIRTKIKSIQSTQKITKAMEMVAASKMRKAQERMKAARPYATKIRNVISHLAHAHTEYRSPGLVERELKRVGLIVVSTDRGLCGGLNTNLFKATILTMQDWRNRGIEIDICTVGTKAFQFFRRLKGNIVAHVSHLGDSPRFEDVLGPVKVMADAFAEGKVDAIYLVYNEFVNTMSQKPKIERLVPILAEVQDAAPVHRWDYIYEPDPKDLIELLLRRYSESVVYQSLVENVASEMAARMVAMKSASDNAGALIDELQLIYNKARQASITQELAEIVGGAAAV; encoded by the coding sequence ATGGCCGGCGCCAAAGAGATACGAACCAAAATCAAGAGTATTCAAAGTACTCAAAAGATCACCAAAGCCATGGAAATGGTGGCGGCGAGCAAGATGCGCAAGGCCCAGGAACGCATGAAAGCAGCCCGGCCTTACGCGACCAAGATTCGTAACGTGATCTCGCACTTGGCCCACGCTCATACCGAGTATCGCAGTCCGGGGCTGGTGGAGCGCGAACTGAAGCGGGTCGGGCTGATCGTGGTGTCGACCGATCGCGGTCTGTGCGGCGGCTTGAACACCAACCTGTTCAAGGCCACCATCCTGACCATGCAGGACTGGCGCAACCGCGGTATCGAAATCGATATCTGCACCGTCGGCACCAAGGCGTTTCAGTTTTTCCGACGATTGAAGGGCAACATCGTCGCTCACGTTTCTCATTTGGGCGACTCGCCCCGCTTTGAGGATGTGCTGGGCCCGGTCAAGGTGATGGCTGATGCCTTCGCGGAAGGCAAGGTCGATGCGATCTATCTGGTGTATAACGAATTCGTCAACACCATGAGTCAGAAACCCAAGATCGAGCGCCTGGTGCCTATCCTCGCCGAGGTGCAAGATGCGGCCCCGGTTCATCGCTGGGATTACATCTACGAGCCCGATCCCAAGGATCTCATCGAACTGCTGCTGCGTCGTTATAGCGAATCGGTGGTCTACCAGTCCTTGGTGGAGAACGTCGCCAGCGAGATGGCCGCGCGCATGGTCGCCATGAAGAGCGCTTCCGACAATGCGGGCGCGCTCATCGATGAATTGCAACTGATCTACAACAAGGCCCGACAAGCGTCGATCACCCAAGAACTGGCCGAGATCGTGGGTGGCGCCGCTGCGGTATAG